A stretch of the Aegilops tauschii subsp. strangulata cultivar AL8/78 chromosome 4, Aet v6.0, whole genome shotgun sequence genome encodes the following:
- the LOC109746716 gene encoding pentatricopeptide repeat-containing protein OGR1, mitochondrial: MIPNQPMAQMSPDAVPSRHPLAADPLPALRRLRAAAPRVFGQLHALLLTSGLALHSPNFTLLLRLASSSVPSLSHRLQLLLCSPLPPTAFLANSLLLAHLPSAPPLYSLLFLASPPLLRPNEFTYPALLRASPPRTALALATHSLKFLGAGAASSDRVLGSALLDAFARCGRIASCRRVFDRIAEPDLPAWNALLTAYARRARDSSCAGEAAEILELFARMVSSTVPPNEITLVAVVGACGELGALGHGLWAHAYALKRRLTVNCYVATALVEMYTRCGKMDLAEQVFAGVTDMDTCCYNAMLQGLAFHGHGRVALTLFDRMCAEGFPVDSVTVLAVMCACAHAGLVDEGQWLFDRMEIQFGVTPRIEHYGCMVDILGRAGHLDVAEKLIRGMDITPNAAMYRSLIRACGIHGKLEIGERMIQELMRLEPEHSGNYVLLSNFYARMKLWEDAKKARKEMKAMGIDKSPGSSLLDINGVLHEFLMGDKTHPASREIYAMIQEIQARLKECGHRPSTTAVMFNVEEEDKVGALSYHSERLAIAFALIASSPGAPIRIIKNLRVCSDCHESTKLVSRVYGREIIMRDRTRFHHFRDGHCSCGDFW, translated from the coding sequence ATGATTCCCAATCAGCCTATGGCGCAAATGAGCCCAGACGCGGTTCCCTCCCGCCACCCTCTCGCCGCCGACCCGCTGCCGGCGCTCCGCCGGCTCCGGGCCGCCGCGCCGCGCGTCTTCGGGCAGCTCCACGCGCTGCTCCTCACCTCCGGCCTCGCGCTCCACTCCCCCaacttcaccctcctcctccgcctcgcctcctcctccgtcccctccctctcccaccgcctccagctcctcctATGCTCCCCACTGCCGCCCACCGCTTTTCTCGCCAACTCCCTCCTCCTCGCGCACCTCCCTTCCGCGCCCCCCCTctactccctcctcttcctcgccTCTCCCCCGCTCCTCCGCCCCAACGAGTTCACCTATCCGGCCCTCCTCCGCGCCTCCCCACCCCGCACCGCGCTCGCGCTCGCCACCCATTCGCTTAAATTCCTCGGCGCCGGGGCCGCCTCCAGCGACCGCGTCCTCGGGTCCGCGCTGCTCGACGCCTTCGCCCGCTGTGGCAGGATCGCGTCCTGCCGCCGGGTGTTCGACAGGATCGCCGAGCCGGACCTGCCGGCCTGGAATGCGCTGCTCACCGCCTACGCGCGCCGGGCCAGGGATTCGTCGTgcgccggcgaggcggcggagaTTCTTGAGCTGTTTGCGCGCATGGTCTCATCGACGGTCCCGCCAAACGAGATCACGCTCGTCGCCGTCGTCGGCGCATGCGGGGAGCTCGGCGCTCTCGGGCACGGCCTGTGGGCGCACGCGTATGCTCTCAAGCGCAGGCTGACCGTGAACTGTTACGTGGCCACCGCGCTCGTGGAGATGTACACCAGGTGCGGCAAAATGGACCTGGCCGAGCAGGTGTTCGCTGGCGTTACGGACATGGACACATGCTGCTACAATGCCATGCTCCAGGGCTTGGCATTCCATGGGCATGGCCGAGTTGCCCTCACCTTGTTTGACAGGATGTGTGCCGAGGGCTTCCCGGTTGATAGCGTCACGGTGCTGGCGGTGATGTGCGCGTGCGCCCACGCTGGGTTGGTGGATGAAGGGCAGTGGCTCTTCGACAGAATGGAGATTCAGTTTGGGGTCACACCGAGGATTGAGCATTATGGATGCATGGTTGACATACTGGGCCGAGCTGGTCATCTTGATGTTGCCGAGAAGCTTATCCGAGGGATGGACATTACGCCGAACGCCGCAATGTACAGGTCTTTGATACGGGCATGTGGGATTCATGGCAAGCTAGAAATTGGGGAGAGGATGATCCAAGAGCTGATGAGGCTCGAGCCAGAGCACAGTGGAAATTATGTCCTGCTGTCCAACTTCTACGCGAGAATGAAACTATGGGAGGACGCAAAGAAGGCGAGGAAGGAGATGAAGGCCATGGGCATTGACAAGAGCCCCGGGTCAAGCCTCCTTGACATCAATGGTGTTCTCCATGAATTCTTGATGGGTGACAAGACACACCCTGCCTCAAGGGAGATATACGCCATGATTCAAGAGATCCAAGCCAGATTGAAGGAATGCGGGCACCGGCCGAGCACCACGGCTGTGATGTTCAACGTCGAGGAGGAGGACAAAGTAGGTGCGCTGTCCTACCACAGCGAGAGGCTCGCCATTGCCTTCGCCCTGATCGCCTCCTCTCCGGGTGCGCCCATCAGGATCATCAAGAACCTCCGGGTGTGCAGTGATTGTCACGAGAGCACGAAGCTCGTCTCCCGGGTGTATGGAAGGGAGATCATCATGAGGGACCGCACCCGGTTCCATCACTTCAGAGATGGCCATTGCTCATGTGGAGATTTCTGGTGA
- the LOC109746712 gene encoding mitochondrial import inner membrane translocase subunit TIM8, which translates to MDASALNDPRFQALLEEEKKKAMMNEMIAKLTDTCWDKCITGSIGSSFSNSETSCLSNCAKRFIDVKMLTMQRANSSS; encoded by the exons ATGGACGCTTCAGCTCTCAACGACCCGAGGTTTCAGGCGCTCTTAGAG GAGGAGAAGAAAAAGGCCATGATGAATGAGATGATAGCGAAGCTGACTGACACTTGCTGGGACAAATGCATCACCGGAAGCATCGGGAGCAGCTTCAGCAACAGCGAAACCTCTTGCCTGTCCAACTGCGCAAAACGCTTTATTGATGTTAAGATGCTCACCATGCAACGAGCAAACAGCAGTAGCTAG